Proteins encoded together in one Yersinia mollaretii ATCC 43969 window:
- the fdhF gene encoding formate dehydrogenase subunit alpha — translation MDKILTVCPYCGSGCKLNLLVEGGEIVGAQPANGVTNQGELCLKGYYGWDFLNDTRLLTPRLTAPLLRRQRGEAFQRVSWQEAIAFITAKLKIIKKESGPDAIMMTGSSRGPGNEANYVMQKFARAAIGTNNIDCCARLCHGPSVAGLQQTLGNGAMSNSIGEIENTDCVLVFGYNAADSHPIVARRILKAKSKGAKLIVCDPRHIETARIADQWLPLNNGANMALVNAFIYVLIEEKLYDDHYVRAHTRGFDELKAGVAEYRPEEVEQITGLPASAVRLAMRTYAAAPAATILWGMGVTQWGQAVDVVKGLSSLALLTGNLGRPNVGVGPVRGQNNVQGACDMGVLPNTFPGYEKVTDDAARGRFAAAWGVPELPAHVGYSITDVPHKVADGKLKAYYVFGEDPIQTEPDLAAMRAAFAALELVVVQDIFMTKTAELADVVLPATSWGEHEGVYTSADRGFQHFNKAIEPKGDVKPDWEIISLISTAMGYPMAYQNTQQIWDEMRSLCPPFYGATYEKMAGLGYVQWPCPSEDHPGTPYLYTDSQFATEDGKGVLSCAPWQPPHEQTDRDYPLALCTVREVGHYSCRSMTGNCATLKILADEPGYVQIHPDDASQLDVIDQALIWIASRRGKVIARASVTERANRGAVYMTYQWWIGACNELTVDHVDPVSKTPEFKHCAVKVEAIGDQRAAEQYVEQQYHLLKKRLLDAATVQ, via the coding sequence ATGGACAAGATCCTCACGGTCTGCCCCTATTGTGGCTCCGGATGTAAGTTGAATTTATTGGTTGAAGGCGGCGAAATTGTCGGCGCACAGCCCGCCAATGGCGTCACTAATCAGGGCGAATTGTGCCTAAAAGGCTACTACGGCTGGGATTTTCTCAATGATACTCGTCTGCTGACCCCTCGGCTGACCGCCCCCTTATTGCGCCGTCAGCGGGGCGAGGCGTTTCAGCGCGTGAGCTGGCAAGAAGCCATTGCTTTCATTACGGCCAAACTGAAAATCATCAAAAAAGAGAGTGGGCCAGATGCCATCATGATGACTGGCTCCTCCCGTGGGCCGGGGAATGAGGCCAATTATGTGATGCAAAAGTTTGCTCGCGCCGCCATCGGCACCAACAATATCGACTGCTGCGCTCGCTTGTGCCACGGCCCCTCGGTGGCGGGATTGCAGCAAACGCTGGGTAATGGCGCGATGAGCAACTCCATCGGCGAAATCGAAAATACTGACTGCGTGTTGGTCTTTGGCTATAACGCCGCCGACTCTCACCCGATCGTCGCACGGCGGATCTTAAAGGCTAAAAGCAAGGGCGCGAAACTGATCGTCTGTGATCCACGGCACATTGAAACCGCCCGTATTGCCGATCAATGGCTGCCGCTGAATAATGGCGCGAATATGGCCTTGGTGAATGCCTTCATTTATGTGCTGATTGAAGAGAAACTCTACGACGATCACTATGTCCGCGCCCATACTCGCGGCTTTGATGAGCTGAAGGCGGGCGTGGCGGAATACCGCCCAGAAGAGGTTGAGCAGATCACCGGATTACCTGCATCAGCGGTTCGTCTGGCGATGCGCACCTATGCCGCCGCCCCGGCAGCCACCATTTTATGGGGCATGGGGGTGACGCAATGGGGGCAGGCGGTGGATGTGGTGAAAGGGCTATCTTCGCTGGCGCTATTAACGGGCAACCTCGGTCGGCCCAATGTGGGGGTCGGGCCGGTGCGCGGCCAGAATAATGTACAGGGAGCTTGTGATATGGGCGTCTTGCCCAATACCTTCCCCGGTTATGAGAAAGTCACTGACGATGCGGCCCGAGGGCGTTTTGCAGCGGCTTGGGGGGTGCCTGAGTTACCCGCCCATGTGGGCTACTCGATTACCGATGTCCCCCATAAAGTGGCGGACGGCAAGCTGAAAGCCTATTACGTCTTTGGCGAAGATCCGATTCAGACTGAGCCGGATTTAGCCGCCATGCGGGCGGCTTTTGCGGCATTGGAGCTGGTGGTAGTGCAGGATATTTTTATGACCAAAACCGCCGAGCTGGCGGATGTGGTGCTGCCCGCGACGTCGTGGGGCGAGCATGAAGGGGTCTATACCAGCGCGGATCGTGGTTTCCAGCACTTTAACAAAGCCATTGAGCCGAAAGGGGATGTGAAGCCAGATTGGGAGATCATCAGCCTCATCTCCACGGCGATGGGCTATCCGATGGCCTACCAGAACACCCAGCAAATCTGGGATGAGATGCGCAGTCTATGTCCCCCTTTTTATGGCGCGACCTACGAGAAAATGGCTGGTCTGGGCTATGTGCAATGGCCCTGCCCGAGTGAGGATCACCCCGGTACACCTTATCTCTATACTGATAGCCAGTTTGCGACCGAGGATGGCAAAGGCGTGCTGAGCTGTGCGCCGTGGCAGCCGCCCCATGAGCAGACAGACCGCGATTATCCGCTGGCACTCTGTACTGTGCGCGAAGTAGGGCACTATAGCTGCCGCTCCATGACTGGCAACTGCGCCACCCTGAAAATTTTGGCTGATGAACCGGGCTATGTTCAGATTCACCCTGATGATGCCAGTCAGTTAGACGTTATCGATCAAGCGCTGATTTGGATCGCTTCCCGACGCGGTAAGGTGATCGCGCGTGCCAGTGTGACTGAGCGGGCGAATCGCGGCGCGGTGTATATGACCTATCAGTGGTGGATTGGTGCCTGTAATGAGCTGACGGTGGACCATGTTGATCCGGTGTCAAAAACACCGGAATTCAAACACTGTGCGGTCAAAGTGGAGGCTATCGGCGATCAACGTGCAGCAGAACAGTATGTCGAGCAGCAATATCACCTGCTGAAAAAACGGTTACTTGATGCGGCGACGGTCCAGTAA
- a CDS encoding 4Fe-4S dicluster domain-containing protein gives MNRFVIADMTQCIGCRTCEIACVVAHSADKRASTLTPEQFHPRLSVMKSFAVSTPILCHQCEDAPCENSCPNGAIVTGEHGVQVLASRCIGCKTCMLVCPFGAMNIIEQASHHSPVRAQAHKCDLCHTREAGPACIEVCPTKALKLVTPMALETLQRERQWRAARGATSSITR, from the coding sequence ATGAACCGATTTGTTATTGCCGATATGACCCAGTGCATTGGCTGCCGCACCTGTGAAATCGCTTGTGTGGTGGCCCACAGTGCAGATAAAAGGGCCAGCACTCTGACGCCGGAACAGTTCCACCCGCGTCTAAGCGTAATGAAAAGTTTTGCGGTCAGCACCCCGATTCTCTGCCATCAATGTGAGGATGCCCCCTGTGAGAACTCCTGCCCAAATGGGGCAATTGTTACTGGCGAACATGGGGTGCAGGTGTTGGCTTCGCGCTGTATCGGCTGCAAAACCTGCATGTTGGTCTGCCCATTTGGGGCGATGAATATCATTGAGCAGGCGAGCCATCACAGCCCCGTGCGGGCGCAGGCGCACAAATGTGATTTGTGCCATACGCGGGAGGCGGGTCCGGCCTGCATTGAAGTTTGCCCCACCAAAGCACTGAAACTGGTGACGCCGATGGCCTTGGAAACACTACAGCGGGAACGGCAATGGCGCGCGGCTCGTGGCGCGACATCAAGTATCACCCGTTAA